Proteins from a single region of Haemorhous mexicanus isolate bHaeMex1 chromosome 4, bHaeMex1.pri, whole genome shotgun sequence:
- the LOC132325945 gene encoding interleukin-8-like, translated as MNPHLRLLLLLAAAALCQGAPLAGELRCRCVRTVSEMIPPRRLARLEFLAEGPHCAVPEVIATTKQGQMICLDPVAPWVKLLVTRILRSSPNAL; from the exons ATGAACCCGCAcctccgcctcctcctcctcctggccgCCGCCGCTCTTTGCCAGG GCGCGCCGCTCGCCGGCGAGCTGCGCTGCCGCTGCGTGCGGACCGTGTCCGAGATGATCCCGCCGCGGCGCCTGGCCCGCCTGGAGTTCCTCGCCGAGGGACCGCACTGCGCTGTGCCCGAGGTCAT AGCCACGACGAAGCAGGGACAGATGATCTGCCTGGACCCCGTCGCTCCCTGGGTCAAGCTCCTGGTCACCAGGATCCTCCGCAG TTCACCCAACGCGCTGTGA